From the genome of Bacteroides sp. MSB163, one region includes:
- a CDS encoding BT4734/BF3469 family protein → MKEYIMSFFNAPITNKVPAGVCSVAGLHAYVSSDSCLKELTKRVRADMENDKVFRGKKQTLLPYVTPAGIFSYCREQCIMVPSGLFVIDIDHLASTEEAAMWRDCLFADEVLQPDLAFVSPGAKGVKLFVPYRLNLTDTLEQSFDKAVHTAWDYLEWKHGLKADTANADMSRACFLAYDEEAKCINHKS, encoded by the coding sequence ATGAAAGAGTATATTATGTCTTTTTTCAACGCTCCCATCACTAATAAAGTACCTGCGGGGGTGTGCAGCGTAGCAGGACTTCATGCTTATGTCTCTTCCGATTCCTGTCTGAAGGAACTGACAAAAAGAGTAAGGGCTGATATGGAAAATGATAAGGTATTCCGTGGAAAAAAGCAGACGTTATTGCCTTACGTCACGCCTGCCGGAATCTTTTCGTACTGTCGGGAGCAGTGTATCATGGTACCCTCCGGACTATTCGTGATAGATATCGACCATCTTGCTTCTACCGAAGAAGCTGCAATGTGGCGTGACTGCCTCTTTGCCGATGAAGTGCTGCAACCCGACCTTGCCTTCGTAAGCCCTGGTGCTAAAGGAGTGAAACTCTTTGTACCCTACCGGCTGAATCTCACGGATACGCTTGAACAGTCGTTTGACAAGGCGGTGCACACCGCCTGGGACTATCTGGAATGGAAGCACGGCTTGAAAGCCGATACCGCCAATGCTGATATGTCGAGAGCCTGCTTCCTGGCATACGATGAAGAAGCGAAGTGTATAAATCACAAATCATAA
- a CDS encoding N-acetylmuramoyl-L-alanine amidase — protein MIQETFPMTVGGDEVLNERELLTGVESGLMMNSTDSVRYIILHCSATRCDCNYSVEQLLRDHRARGFRTIGYHFYVRRDGTVSRHRRLLEVGAHCRPFNRCSIGVCYEGGLDAEGHPADTLTPEQFEQLEQLLSRLLKLFPKAQLRGHRDMPGSVPKACPCLDCQSVFRAIL, from the coding sequence ATGATACAGGAAACATTTCCCATGACCGTAGGCGGGGATGAAGTGCTTAACGAGCGCGAACTCCTCACCGGGGTGGAGAGCGGACTGATGATGAACTCCACCGACTCGGTACGCTACATCATTCTGCACTGTTCCGCTACCCGTTGTGACTGCAACTATTCCGTGGAGCAACTCTTGCGTGACCATCGTGCCCGTGGGTTCCGTACTATCGGTTATCACTTTTATGTCCGTCGTGACGGCACTGTCAGCCGGCATCGCCGGTTGCTTGAAGTGGGTGCCCATTGTCGTCCCTTCAACCGATGTTCCATCGGTGTATGCTACGAAGGCGGACTGGACGCGGAAGGACATCCTGCTGATACGCTCACCCCGGAGCAGTTTGAGCAACTGGAACAACTTCTGTCGAGGTTACTGAAGCTCTTCCCGAAAGCGCAACTCAGAGGCCATCGCGACATGCCGGGAAGTGTGCCCAAAGCATGTCCCTGTCTCGACTGCCAATCCGTGTTCCGAGCCATTCTTTGA
- a CDS encoding IS3 family transposase: MSQRHSTRRKHGCIKFLCDYFGITRQGYYKHVNRHLEVDILTTSIVLYCKELLELMPKAGMRELYACCVSKFGPKMVIGRDRCYDIFRSNGLCQRTSRKRPKTTNSNHNYYIYPDLLNVAPKFVATRLGAMVVADITYVNTGQGWAYLSLLTDAASRAIVGYALYKTLETEGPLKALEMAISFYEKYHIDMSTLIHHSDRGVQYCSNKYVERLKEHQINISMTQCGDPLHNALAERMNNTIKNGWLFDCDDESFEQVSKRIEDAVYVYNHVRPHQGINMRTPMEVLRETVGFTA, from the coding sequence TTGTCACAGAGGCACTCAACCCGACGCAAACATGGTTGTATAAAGTTCCTCTGTGATTACTTCGGCATAACCCGACAAGGTTATTACAAGCATGTGAACCGGCATTTGGAGGTTGATATCCTTACCACAAGCATCGTGTTGTACTGCAAGGAACTGTTGGAACTCATGCCCAAAGCTGGTATGCGCGAGTTATACGCCTGCTGCGTGAGTAAGTTTGGACCAAAGATGGTTATCGGTCGTGATCGTTGTTATGACATTTTTCGCTCCAATGGTTTGTGTCAACGTACAAGTCGCAAGCGTCCTAAAACAACGAATTCGAACCATAATTACTATATCTACCCCGATCTGTTGAATGTTGCGCCCAAATTTGTCGCTACGCGATTGGGCGCTATGGTAGTGGCGGATATAACCTACGTAAACACCGGTCAGGGCTGGGCTTACCTCTCGTTGCTTACCGATGCGGCAAGTCGTGCCATCGTTGGATATGCGCTTTACAAAACTCTTGAGACGGAGGGGCCCTTGAAAGCTTTGGAGATGGCAATATCATTCTATGAGAAGTATCACATAGACATGAGCACTCTTATTCATCATTCTGACCGGGGTGTCCAATATTGCTCAAATAAATATGTAGAGAGGCTTAAAGAGCATCAAATCAACATCAGTATGACGCAGTGTGGTGATCCTTTGCATAATGCATTGGCTGAAAGAATGAACAACACCATTAAAAACGGTTGGCTATTCGACTGTGATGATGAGAGCTTCGAGCAAGTAAGCAAGCGCATTGAAGATGCTGTATATGTATATAATCATGTGCGGCCTCATCAAGGGATAAACATGAGGACACCTATGGAAGTGCTCAGAGAAACGGTAGGATTTACAGCATAA
- a CDS encoding ATP-binding protein — protein sequence MNINEYAQIIADQKEELKFINPKDLCSRKEESQFDIDSPLAQIVIGVRRSGKSTICHKVLKERNIPYAYANFDDERLYKLESKDLNSLLEAIYMVYGDFQYLFLDEIQNIEEWFLFVNRLLRQKIHLVITGSNAKLLSSELSTHLTGRYNQIELYPFSFTEFCQYRKIDTRDISTKGVAFKKAAFEEYFQKGGFPELSEVKNSRGYIQGLFDSIIRKDIQQRFKIRYIESLRMLANHLIDNFGQEIIYTDLAERFGFGSSHTAENYVSYLKQTYLLLGIHKFSFKSKERIRNEKGYVVDIAFITERDDAMNGQNLGWKLENITYIELLRRNKPLFYDIFYYREQYEIDFVICEGNNVRELIQVSVDISSAKTYNREISALCKASTDLKCNKLTLITMNDNRIVEKENHTIQIISITDWLLQE from the coding sequence ATGAACATCAACGAATATGCACAGATTATAGCAGACCAAAAAGAAGAGTTGAAATTCATCAATCCTAAAGATCTATGTTCGCGGAAAGAAGAAAGCCAGTTCGACATAGATAGTCCCTTAGCACAAATCGTCATAGGAGTACGCCGGAGTGGGAAATCAACAATCTGCCATAAAGTACTAAAAGAAAGAAACATACCTTATGCTTATGCCAATTTCGATGACGAACGATTATACAAATTAGAGTCCAAAGACTTAAACTCACTATTGGAAGCGATATATATGGTATATGGAGACTTCCAATATTTATTTCTTGATGAAATACAAAATATTGAAGAATGGTTTCTTTTCGTAAACAGATTGCTCAGACAGAAAATTCATCTTGTTATAACCGGCTCTAATGCCAAACTTTTAAGTAGTGAACTCAGCACACACTTGACCGGACGGTATAATCAAATAGAGCTTTACCCTTTTTCATTCACAGAATTCTGCCAATATCGAAAAATTGATACCAGAGACATTTCAACCAAAGGAGTGGCTTTCAAAAAAGCTGCATTCGAAGAATATTTCCAAAAGGGAGGTTTCCCCGAATTATCCGAGGTTAAAAACAGTCGAGGATATATTCAAGGGTTATTCGACTCTATCATACGTAAAGATATACAGCAACGATTTAAAATCAGATATATAGAATCGTTGCGCATGTTAGCGAATCATCTGATAGATAATTTCGGTCAGGAGATTATCTATACCGATCTTGCTGAACGCTTTGGCTTTGGCTCTTCACATACAGCTGAGAACTACGTTTCATATCTAAAACAGACCTATCTTTTATTAGGCATACACAAATTCTCATTTAAAAGCAAAGAACGTATTCGTAATGAGAAAGGGTATGTGGTTGATATCGCCTTCATAACTGAAAGAGATGATGCTATGAACGGACAAAATCTGGGGTGGAAATTAGAGAATATCACTTATATTGAACTATTAAGAAGAAATAAACCTTTATTCTATGATATTTTCTACTATCGAGAGCAATATGAAATTGACTTTGTAATCTGTGAAGGAAATAATGTCAGAGAATTAATTCAGGTATCCGTTGATATTTCTTCTGCAAAAACTTATAATCGGGAAATATCAGCATTGTGTAAAGCTTCTACTGATTTAAAATGCAATAAATTAACTCTAATAACCATGAATGACAATAGGATTGTTGAAAAAGAGAATCATACAATACAAATTATATCTATCACAGACTGGTTATTACAAGAATAA
- a CDS encoding DUF4248 domain-containing protein, translated as MKKSELALLYFPDSMPAVATNRLMRWIHGCPLLMEELEAAGYHRSQKLLTSRQVSLIVHHLGDP; from the coding sequence ATGAAGAAGAGTGAATTGGCTCTGCTGTATTTTCCCGATTCAATGCCTGCGGTAGCAACTAACCGTCTGATGCGCTGGATTCACGGCTGTCCTCTCCTGATGGAGGAGCTGGAAGCTGCCGGCTACCATCGCTCGCAGAAGTTGCTCACCTCCCGGCAAGTGTCACTAATTGTACACCACCTGGGCGACCCGTAA
- a CDS encoding polysaccharide biosynthesis/export family protein, whose translation MKNHLLYLFFSLALLSSCNTSKEIIYFQDVAVNSPETVAPPQDITVQPKDQISIVVSSKDPELAALFNLTRVQQRVGSTGLNNSNNNGEISGYTLDDKGAIDFPVLGSLTIAGMTRSQIAALVKQRLKEENLVNDPVVTVEFMNLSFSVLGEVKTPGKYSISKDYITLLEAISMAGDLTIYGKRDAIFVIREENGERVTHWVDLRSCDLFKSPVYYLKQNDVVYVQPNKVRAGQSTLNENSVKSVGLWISIGSFLTSLGVLLFK comes from the coding sequence ATGAAAAATCATCTTTTATACCTATTCTTTTCGTTGGCGTTGCTCTCATCGTGCAACACATCGAAAGAGATAATCTATTTTCAGGACGTAGCGGTCAACAGTCCCGAAACAGTGGCTCCACCCCAGGACATCACCGTGCAACCCAAGGATCAGATATCCATCGTGGTGTCGAGCAAGGATCCCGAACTGGCGGCTTTGTTCAACCTAACCCGCGTGCAGCAGAGAGTTGGCTCCACAGGACTGAACAACAGTAACAACAACGGAGAAATTTCCGGATATACGCTTGACGACAAAGGCGCCATCGACTTTCCCGTATTGGGAAGCCTCACCATAGCGGGTATGACCCGGAGCCAGATTGCCGCATTGGTAAAACAAAGACTGAAGGAAGAGAACCTGGTAAACGACCCGGTGGTCACCGTGGAATTTATGAACCTCAGTTTCTCCGTCCTGGGCGAAGTGAAGACTCCCGGAAAATACAGTATCTCGAAAGACTATATAACTTTGTTGGAAGCTATCAGCATGGCTGGTGACCTTACCATCTATGGCAAACGGGATGCCATCTTCGTAATCCGTGAAGAAAACGGAGAACGGGTGACGCACTGGGTGGATCTCCGTTCCTGCGATTTATTCAAATCTCCCGTTTATTACCTGAAACAAAACGACGTGGTGTATGTGCAGCCCAACAAGGTACGCGCCGGACAATCCACACTGAATGAAAACAGCGTAAAGAGCGTAGGATTATGGATTAGCATCGGATCATTCCTCACCTCCCTGGGTGTATTGCTGTTTAAATAG
- a CDS encoding DNA-binding protein has protein sequence MGIKVKARQTKLAVGPSKGEYRFIMQAEIYSTLKQEKVVSEASIRSGIPKGTLNASWQAIGEVIKAWATEGHSVAVPGLGTMRFGLQAAAVAKVEDVSSGLITARKVIFTPSTTIKQELKGASINITCYDKEGNVIKQVNSSDPGDVDDEGGSDNPGGGGLDENPLG, from the coding sequence ATGGGAATCAAAGTAAAAGCCCGTCAGACCAAACTGGCGGTAGGCCCCTCAAAGGGGGAGTATCGCTTCATCATGCAGGCTGAAATCTACAGCACGCTGAAGCAGGAAAAAGTTGTATCCGAAGCCTCCATTCGGTCAGGGATTCCGAAGGGAACCCTTAACGCCTCCTGGCAAGCTATTGGCGAAGTCATCAAGGCATGGGCCACTGAAGGGCACTCTGTCGCTGTGCCCGGACTGGGTACCATGCGTTTCGGCCTGCAAGCCGCGGCGGTGGCCAAAGTGGAGGATGTGAGTTCGGGACTCATCACCGCCCGCAAGGTTATCTTCACCCCCAGTACCACCATCAAGCAGGAATTGAAGGGAGCCTCCATCAACATTACCTGCTACGACAAGGAAGGAAACGTCATCAAGCAGGTGAATTCCTCCGACCCGGGTGACGTGGATGATGAAGGTGGAAGCGACAATCCCGGAGGTGGAGGATTGGATGAAAACCCGCTGGGATGA
- a CDS encoding lipopolysaccharide biosynthesis protein encodes MQESRVKKSLLNARINLICYFVSLAVAFFTRKILLDRLGTEFIGFTGTLQSLLGFLNMAELGVSSAIGYVLYKPIFDDDHSKINEIISVFGYLYRCIGLFIIGAGFILSLFLPLIFPNTDFSWGVIYLGYYSYLTSSLLTYFANYKMTLLSADQRNYEVMGYYQTVVSMKMLMQMALAYFVCSFSLFLVTELVFGILYSIVLNMRIRKVYPWLQADVKIGKRLFKKYPEIGKYIKQLFVHKIGSFVQSQVTPFLIYSYVTLPMVAVYGNYTLIIQKLQGLLGSVLDSTNAGVGNLISQGNQNIIYRTYKELLSFRAFCAGYFSIITYTFINPLISIWLGKQYMLDDYIVFLIIAQLYLSIQRGVNDQFLFGYGLFYDTWAPIVESIIFVLVAILGGTLWGLCGVLMGPIISIISIVYIWKPIFLFRRGFKKGVWRYWGLLIVNITITYIIWITTKHIFSLFDSSRYLNNSWSDFLLGAFLFSTICFLLYFILQITCFSEFRMLILKLIKRK; translated from the coding sequence ATGCAAGAATCTCGTGTTAAGAAAAGCCTACTGAATGCGCGAATCAACCTAATTTGTTATTTCGTATCGTTAGCAGTAGCTTTCTTTACTCGCAAAATACTCCTTGATCGGTTAGGAACAGAATTTATCGGATTTACTGGCACCTTGCAAAGTCTGTTAGGCTTCCTAAATATGGCAGAATTAGGCGTTAGCAGTGCTATTGGTTACGTTCTCTATAAACCCATTTTTGATGATGACCATTCTAAAATAAACGAAATAATTTCCGTATTTGGCTATCTGTACCGTTGCATAGGTTTATTCATCATTGGGGCGGGATTTATCTTGTCGCTATTCCTACCCCTGATTTTCCCTAATACAGATTTCTCGTGGGGAGTAATTTATCTGGGGTATTATTCTTATTTGACTTCTTCATTATTGACTTATTTCGCAAACTATAAAATGACATTACTTTCTGCCGACCAGCGCAATTATGAAGTAATGGGGTACTACCAAACGGTTGTTTCAATGAAGATGCTCATGCAAATGGCATTAGCTTATTTCGTATGCAGCTTTTCTTTATTCCTTGTCACTGAATTGGTATTCGGAATTCTTTATTCAATAGTTTTGAATATGCGTATTCGTAAGGTTTACCCTTGGCTACAAGCTGATGTAAAGATTGGTAAGCGGTTATTTAAGAAATACCCTGAAATAGGTAAATATATCAAGCAATTATTTGTGCACAAGATAGGTTCATTCGTACAATCACAAGTAACTCCATTTCTTATTTACTCCTATGTAACATTGCCCATGGTAGCTGTTTATGGTAATTATACACTGATAATCCAGAAACTCCAAGGACTATTAGGTAGCGTACTTGATAGTACGAATGCCGGCGTGGGGAATCTTATCTCTCAAGGAAATCAAAATATCATATACCGAACCTATAAAGAGTTACTCTCATTCAGAGCTTTTTGTGCAGGATATTTTAGTATCATAACCTATACATTTATCAATCCGCTCATCTCTATATGGCTTGGTAAACAGTATATGCTCGATGATTACATTGTATTTTTGATTATAGCGCAATTATATCTAAGTATTCAACGTGGAGTAAATGACCAGTTCTTATTTGGATACGGATTGTTTTATGATACTTGGGCACCGATTGTCGAATCAATAATCTTCGTACTAGTCGCAATACTTGGAGGAACTCTGTGGGGACTTTGTGGCGTATTGATGGGCCCCATCATTTCCATAATAAGTATAGTCTATATTTGGAAACCGATTTTCTTGTTTAGACGAGGGTTCAAGAAGGGAGTCTGGAGATATTGGGGATTATTAATTGTGAATATCACAATAACATATATTATATGGATAACGACTAAGCACATATTCTCTCTATTTGATTCGTCACGCTATTTAAATAATAGCTGGTCTGATTTCTTATTGGGAGCTTTTCTATTT
- a CDS encoding tyrosine-protein phosphatase codes for MWPFSKSQPVAASGILCEMSDYHSHILPGVDDGVKTMNESLQILAEMKRQGVRKVWFTPHIMEDIPNTSAGLKERFQELKEKFRKPEDTYRGTVELNLAAEYMMDNLFTERLESDDLLPIYKGGYRYLLVETTGFTPPMNLLPVLKRIQTKGYRPLLAHPERYLYMGTSYYCMLKQEQVAFQLNLPSLTGTYGTYIQKKSVSLLKAGMYDLTGTDTHSSKHFKEWLGTRIGSRDRDMLWAHFKKWKNEMFQQLE; via the coding sequence ATGTGGCCATTTTCTAAATCCCAGCCCGTCGCGGCAAGCGGCATCCTTTGCGAAATGAGCGACTACCACTCCCACATATTGCCCGGGGTGGACGACGGCGTGAAGACAATGAACGAGTCGCTTCAGATTCTTGCGGAGATGAAACGCCAAGGAGTCCGCAAAGTGTGGTTTACTCCCCATATCATGGAAGATATACCCAATACCAGCGCCGGGCTGAAAGAAAGATTTCAAGAATTGAAAGAAAAATTCCGGAAGCCGGAAGATACCTATCGCGGCACAGTGGAGCTGAACCTGGCCGCTGAATACATGATGGACAACCTCTTCACGGAGCGTCTTGAGTCCGACGACCTGCTTCCGATCTATAAAGGCGGTTACCGGTATCTACTGGTGGAAACCACCGGCTTCACTCCGCCCATGAACCTGCTACCTGTCCTGAAACGCATTCAGACAAAGGGCTACCGGCCCTTACTGGCGCACCCCGAACGCTATCTATATATGGGCACGTCCTACTACTGTATGTTGAAGCAAGAACAGGTTGCTTTCCAGTTGAACCTTCCGTCACTGACGGGAACATACGGCACGTATATACAAAAAAAGTCCGTATCCCTGCTGAAAGCAGGGATGTACGACCTGACAGGAACCGATACGCATTCTTCAAAACATTTCAAAGAATGGCTCGGAACACGGATTGGCAGTCGAGACAGGGACATGCTTTGGGCACACTTCAAAAAGTGGAAAAATGAGATGTTTCAACAATTGGAATAG
- a CDS encoding transposase, producing MKYSKKKYNYYSDDERMSYIREYLSSPESKSQFCKRNGFCAKLLTYWLNKYQMEDKAMGISPKPVNSDAINSSISELQKELSLLRAENRKLHRALADESLRHEACEELINLAESTYHIKVRKNSDAK from the coding sequence ATGAAATATTCGAAAAAGAAGTACAACTATTACAGTGATGATGAACGAATGTCTTATATTCGTGAGTATTTATCAAGTCCCGAGAGCAAATCTCAGTTTTGTAAGCGTAACGGCTTTTGTGCCAAGCTTCTTACTTATTGGCTTAACAAGTATCAAATGGAAGACAAAGCTATGGGTATATCACCTAAACCGGTAAATAGCGATGCTATTAATTCTAGTATTTCTGAGCTCCAGAAAGAACTATCGCTATTGCGTGCTGAGAACCGTAAACTTCATCGGGCTCTTGCTGATGAGAGTTTACGTCATGAGGCGTGCGAAGAACTCATCAATCTTGCTGAATCCACGTATCATATCAAGGTACGAAAAAACTCCGATGCCAAGTAA
- a CDS encoding GumC family protein codes for MIEKKTPAGKPADDFIRIQDLWNMFVPKWYWFAISLFITLTIAVLYLLSTPPIYTRTAAILVKDNSKSSSSTGVTSDFSDLGIFKSNTNINNELLTLKSPTLMTEVVNRLGLNETFTIRKGLKNVDLYKVSPVTITFCDKVETPLSFNIKFLSKEAFAISELEISGEDTGETLSAQMGDSIQTPAGIMIISPTPELTDAFIGTSVRYVRGSVRAATDTYTNALIAELGNEDATIINLSINDTSIRKAEDILNTLIEVYNENWIRDKNQIAVSTSQFISDRLGVIESELGHVDENISSYKSEHLLPDVQAASSLYMAQSAENKKELSMLNNQLSTAQYIRRELNTKQLDQTLPANSGIVSANIETQISEYNNLVLDRNRLIANSSEKNPLVKNMASSLQSMQRTIIQSVDNLIVSLNTQIRSLRTQEEATTNRLASNPNQAKYLLSVERQQKVKEELYLYLLQKREENELSQAFTAYNTRLITAPRGSMFPTAPRKMNILLVAFAVGLLVPAVGIFMKENMNTKVRGRKDLENLSIPFIGEIPQYSGTKKKWWEFKHQKRQDMKTIVVNEGNRNIINEAFRVLRSNMDFMASKDSNQHVFVLTSFNPGSGKSFLAINIAISFAIKKKKILVIDGDLRHRTVSSYVDSPDKGLSDYLNNQIEDWKEIIVSYKGYTNLHILPIGTVPPNPTELLEDSKLSALIEALRPEYDYIFIDCPPIDIVADAQIIEKWADRTIFVVRSGLLDRSMLSELENMYTGKRFKNLSMILNGTESTGGRYGYRYGYHYGYASYYGSKDK; via the coding sequence ATGATTGAAAAGAAAACGCCTGCCGGCAAACCCGCCGATGACTTTATACGGATACAGGATCTGTGGAACATGTTTGTTCCCAAGTGGTACTGGTTCGCTATCTCCCTATTCATTACCCTGACTATAGCGGTGTTGTACCTGCTGAGTACTCCTCCTATTTACACCCGTACCGCTGCCATTCTCGTCAAGGACAACTCGAAAAGCAGTTCTTCTACCGGCGTAACGAGCGATTTTTCCGATTTGGGTATCTTCAAGTCCAATACCAACATCAACAACGAGTTGCTGACATTAAAATCGCCCACACTGATGACGGAGGTGGTCAACCGGTTGGGATTGAATGAAACCTTCACCATCCGCAAAGGATTAAAGAACGTAGATTTGTACAAGGTATCCCCTGTCACCATTACCTTCTGCGACAAGGTAGAAACTCCATTAAGCTTCAACATCAAGTTCCTTTCAAAAGAAGCGTTTGCCATTTCCGAACTTGAAATATCGGGAGAAGACACAGGGGAAACACTCTCCGCCCAAATGGGCGACTCCATACAGACCCCTGCCGGAATCATGATCATATCCCCTACCCCAGAGCTTACCGATGCTTTTATAGGCACATCTGTCCGGTATGTCCGGGGAAGCGTGCGTGCCGCCACCGATACCTATACAAATGCACTGATCGCTGAATTAGGTAACGAAGATGCCACTATCATCAACCTCAGCATCAATGACACGTCCATACGGAAAGCGGAAGACATCCTGAATACCCTGATCGAGGTTTATAATGAAAACTGGATTCGGGACAAAAACCAGATAGCCGTCAGCACCTCGCAGTTCATTAGCGATCGTCTGGGTGTGATAGAGAGCGAATTGGGGCATGTAGACGAAAATATATCCAGCTACAAAAGCGAGCATTTGCTACCCGACGTACAGGCGGCATCCAGTCTCTACATGGCACAATCCGCTGAGAATAAGAAAGAGCTGTCAATGCTGAACAACCAGCTCTCCACCGCCCAATATATCCGCAGAGAACTGAACACAAAACAGTTGGACCAAACGCTGCCCGCCAATTCAGGCATCGTCAGCGCCAATATAGAAACGCAGATCAGTGAATATAACAATCTGGTACTGGACCGCAACCGACTGATAGCCAACAGTAGTGAAAAGAATCCGCTGGTAAAGAATATGGCCAGTTCTCTACAAAGCATGCAGCGAACCATCATCCAGTCAGTCGACAACCTGATCGTTTCACTGAACACCCAGATACGTAGTCTTCGTACCCAGGAAGAAGCTACCACCAACCGGCTGGCATCCAACCCTAACCAAGCTAAGTATTTACTGTCAGTAGAACGTCAGCAGAAGGTAAAGGAAGAACTTTATCTCTATCTGCTACAAAAGCGTGAGGAAAACGAACTCTCACAAGCATTTACCGCCTACAACACCCGCCTGATTACCGCTCCGCGCGGCAGTATGTTCCCTACCGCTCCCCGCAAGATGAATATCCTGTTGGTGGCATTTGCCGTAGGATTACTGGTTCCGGCGGTAGGCATCTTCATGAAGGAGAATATGAACACCAAAGTACGCGGTCGGAAAGACCTGGAAAACCTGAGCATCCCATTCATAGGCGAAATTCCACAATACTCCGGCACAAAGAAAAAATGGTGGGAATTCAAGCACCAGAAGCGGCAGGACATGAAAACTATAGTGGTGAATGAGGGAAACCGCAACATCATCAACGAGGCATTCCGTGTGTTACGTTCTAACATGGATTTCATGGCAAGCAAGGACAGCAACCAACATGTTTTCGTATTGACCTCATTCAATCCCGGCAGTGGAAAAAGTTTCCTGGCCATAAACATCGCCATCAGCTTCGCCATCAAAAAGAAGAAAATCCTGGTCATTGACGGAGACCTCCGGCACAGAACCGTCTCTTCTTATGTCGATTCTCCAGACAAGGGATTAAGCGACTACCTGAACAATCAGATTGAGGACTGGAAGGAAATCATAGTTTCCTACAAGGGATACACGAACCTGCACATCCTGCCCATCGGAACAGTACCTCCCAATCCAACGGAACTACTGGAAGACAGCAAATTGTCTGCACTGATAGAGGCCCTAAGACCGGAATATGATTATATCTTCATAGACTGCCCTCCTATTGACATCGTAGCCGACGCACAAATTATTGAAAAATGGGCGGACCGCACCATTTTTGTAGTCCGCTCCGGCTTGCTGGACCGGTCCATGCTTTCCGAACTGGAAAATATGTATACCGGAAAACGATTTAAAAACCTCTCCATGATACTGAACGGAACTGAAAGCACCGGAGGACGTTACGGCTATCGCTACGGATACCATTACGGTTATGCTTCCTATTATGGCAGTAAAGATAAATAA
- a CDS encoding smalltalk protein codes for MSDSVKKNKITWVSLLNAIIQAAIAALTALGVTSCSTIVECMLP; via the coding sequence ATGTCTGACTCTGTAAAAAAGAATAAAATCACCTGGGTGTCTCTGCTCAATGCTATCATCCAGGCAGCCATCGCGGCTCTCACGGCACTGGGCGTGACTAGTTGTTCAACCATTGTAGAATGTATGCTGCCATGA
- the rfbC gene encoding dTDP-4-dehydrorhamnose 3,5-epimerase, with protein sequence MLIQKTNVEGLVIIEPRLFRDERGYFFESFSQREFEEKVRKVNFVQDNESMSSYGVMRGLHFQLPPFTQSKLVRCVKGSVLDVAVDIRKGSPTYGEHVAVELSEDNHLQFFIPKGFAHGFAVLSEVAVFQYKCDNYYAPQADGGISILDEGIGIDWKIPADKAILSEKDTKHPLLGDFESPFEYGMGLYE encoded by the coding sequence ATGCTTATACAAAAAACAAATGTAGAGGGTTTGGTCATCATTGAGCCACGCCTTTTCAGAGACGAACGCGGCTACTTTTTCGAGTCTTTTTCCCAACGGGAATTTGAAGAAAAAGTGCGCAAGGTGAATTTCGTACAAGATAATGAGAGTATGTCATCATATGGAGTAATGCGCGGGCTCCATTTCCAATTGCCTCCTTTTACACAAAGTAAACTGGTACGTTGCGTTAAAGGCAGCGTGCTTGATGTGGCGGTAGATATTCGCAAAGGGTCGCCCACATACGGTGAGCACGTGGCTGTAGAATTATCAGAGGATAATCATTTGCAATTCTTCATTCCCAAAGGTTTTGCCCATGGGTTTGCTGTACTGAGTGAGGTAGCTGTATTTCAATACAAATGTGACAACTATTATGCTCCACAAGCCGATGGTGGAATCAGTATCTTGGATGAAGGCATAGGAATAGACTGGAAAATACCGGCTGATAAAGCGATATTGAGTGAGAAAGATACGAAGCATCCGTTACTGGGGGATTTTGAGAGTCCGTTTGAATATGGGATGGGGCTTTATGAATGA